Proteins from one Streptomyces sp. NBC_00289 genomic window:
- a CDS encoding NYN domain-containing protein, protein MVETTGGEPGDGTAEVLDRPLPDGVRRRVVQIVSDGFGGLTVGELPTQLRQYARFAPNRRAKFAGNAMATALETDPLFRQRIGEKLREAQAELAGALDSGSPPPAADPLDVAAAAYVLRPTGWVKLVTAAGEEALRADAERADEENRAELARLREELAQAREQTRADTERLRTELDAAKKETESLHRKLRAALSDVKRGEAALRKLQGETETARAEGQTQVSAAESESRRLKARLGEAEAALEATRRAAREGRSVEDMRVRLLLDTVLDAAQGLRRELALPPVSVRPAETVDAVEPGRMTPKDIAARALSENDPAILDQLLALPQAHLVVDGYNVTKTGYPQMPLEKQRLRLLGQLSQLAAQTGAEATCVFDGAELAAPVLLAPPRGVRVLFSKAGVTADELIRQLVRAEPPGRPVIVVSTDREVADGVARAGARPVASAVLLKRFSRA, encoded by the coding sequence ATGGTGGAGACCACGGGCGGGGAGCCGGGCGACGGCACCGCCGAGGTGCTCGACCGTCCGCTGCCCGACGGCGTGCGCCGCAGGGTCGTACAGATCGTCTCGGACGGCTTCGGCGGCCTGACCGTCGGCGAACTGCCCACGCAGCTCAGACAGTACGCCCGGTTCGCGCCGAACCGGCGGGCCAAGTTCGCCGGGAACGCGATGGCCACCGCTCTGGAGACCGATCCGCTGTTCCGGCAGCGCATCGGGGAGAAGCTCAGAGAGGCCCAGGCGGAGCTGGCCGGTGCCCTCGACTCCGGCTCGCCGCCGCCGGCCGCGGATCCGCTGGACGTGGCGGCCGCGGCCTACGTACTGCGCCCCACCGGCTGGGTGAAGCTGGTGACCGCGGCCGGCGAGGAGGCCCTGCGGGCGGACGCCGAGCGGGCCGACGAGGAGAACCGGGCGGAGCTGGCGCGGCTGCGTGAGGAGCTCGCCCAGGCCCGTGAGCAGACCAGGGCCGACACCGAGCGGCTGCGGACCGAGCTGGACGCGGCGAAGAAGGAAACGGAATCGCTTCACCGCAAGCTGCGCGCGGCCCTCAGTGACGTCAAACGCGGCGAGGCGGCCCTGCGCAAGCTCCAGGGCGAGACCGAGACGGCCCGTGCCGAGGGGCAGACCCAGGTGTCCGCAGCCGAGAGCGAGTCGCGGCGGCTCAAGGCGCGGCTCGGAGAGGCGGAGGCGGCCCTGGAGGCCACCCGCAGAGCGGCCCGGGAGGGGCGCAGCGTCGAGGACATGCGGGTGCGGCTCCTGCTCGACACCGTGCTCGACGCGGCCCAGGGGCTGCGGCGTGAGCTGGCGCTGCCACCGGTGTCCGTACGGCCCGCGGAAACCGTCGACGCGGTCGAACCGGGACGAATGACCCCGAAGGACATCGCCGCGCGCGCTCTGTCCGAGAACGACCCGGCGATTCTCGACCAGTTGCTCGCGCTCCCGCAGGCGCATCTCGTGGTCGACGGCTACAACGTCACCAAGACAGGCTATCCCCAAATGCCTCTGGAGAAGCAGCGGTTGCGACTTCTGGGGCAGCTCTCGCAGCTCGCCGCGCAGACCGGGGCCGAGGCTACCTGTGTCTTCGACGGGGCCGAGCTGGCCGCGCCGGTGCTGCTCGCGCCGCCGCGCGGGGTGCGCGTGCTGTTCTCCAAAGCCGGCGTGACGGCCGACGAGTTGATCCGTCAGCTGGTGCGCGCGGAGCCGCCCGGACGCCCGGTCATCGTCGTCTCCACCGACCGTGAGGTGGCCGACGGGGTTGCCCGGGCGGGAGCCCGGCCGGTCGCCTCGGCGGTGCTTCTGAAGCGGTTCTCGAGGGCCTGA
- a CDS encoding NlpC/P60 family protein, protein MASHRRPKQPSRTRVTVLTTAAAAAVALSANAANAAPTEKPSKGEVKAKVDKLYEEAEQATEKYVGAQEKQEKLQKEISTIQDNVARGQEELNELRDSIGLAAAAQYRTGSIDSSVQLFLSADPDDYLDKASTLDQLSGQQVEALKKIQQKQRELAQERSEASDKLKDLASTRTELGKKKQEVQTKLAEARKLLNTLTAAEQAALDAADARASRSASERVDLGGTTSASNRAAAAFAAGQSKIGTPYVYGASGPSSFDCSGFTSWAYAQAGVTIPRTSQAQANAGTRIYNQSDLKVGDLVIFYGDMHHVGLYAGNGQVLHAPRTGTVVRYESIGNMPFQFGVRI, encoded by the coding sequence GTGGCGTCCCACCGTCGACCCAAGCAGCCGAGCCGCACCCGTGTGACCGTGCTCACCACCGCCGCCGCAGCAGCCGTGGCTCTCAGTGCCAACGCCGCCAACGCGGCGCCGACCGAGAAGCCGAGCAAGGGCGAGGTCAAGGCGAAGGTCGACAAGCTCTACGAAGAGGCGGAGCAGGCCACCGAGAAGTACGTCGGGGCCCAGGAGAAGCAGGAGAAGCTCCAGAAGGAGATCTCCACCATCCAGGACAACGTCGCCCGCGGCCAGGAAGAGCTCAACGAGCTGCGCGACAGCATCGGCCTGGCGGCCGCGGCCCAGTACCGCACCGGCTCCATCGACTCCTCCGTCCAGCTCTTCCTGTCGGCCGACCCGGACGACTACCTCGACAAGGCCTCCACGCTCGACCAGTTGAGCGGCCAGCAGGTCGAGGCGCTGAAGAAGATCCAGCAGAAGCAGCGCGAACTCGCGCAGGAGCGCTCCGAGGCCTCCGACAAGCTCAAGGACCTCGCCTCCACCCGCACGGAACTGGGCAAGAAGAAGCAGGAAGTCCAGACCAAGCTCGCCGAGGCGCGCAAGCTGCTCAACACCCTGACGGCCGCGGAGCAGGCGGCGCTCGACGCCGCGGACGCCCGCGCCAGCCGCTCCGCCAGCGAGCGGGTCGACCTCGGCGGCACCACCTCCGCCTCCAACCGGGCCGCCGCGGCCTTCGCCGCCGGACAGAGCAAGATCGGCACGCCGTACGTCTACGGCGCCTCCGGTCCCTCCTCCTTCGACTGCTCGGGCTTCACCTCGTGGGCCTACGCGCAGGCCGGTGTCACCATCCCGCGCACCTCGCAGGCCCAGGCGAACGCCGGTACGCGCATCTACAACCAGAGCGACCTCAAGGTCGGCGACCTGGTCATCTTCTACGGCGACATGCACCACGTCGGCCTCTACGCCGGCAACGGCCAAGTGCTGCACGCCCCGCGCACCGGCACCGTCGTGCGCTACGAGTCGATCGGCAACATGCCGTTCCAGTTCGGCGTCCGTATCTGA
- a CDS encoding NlpC/P60 family protein, with translation MGFHRRLVPSGFDRGASAALCVLSAAAAALGAVPAVAAPHDDTRAEVDRLYEAAEQATEAYNKADERADSLRGQVSDAQDHIARQQERINTMRESLGSLAGAQYRSGGLDPSLALLFSDDPDDYLDKAAALDRITARQAGELEELQSAMRELAQERAEAAGKLAELERSRKAVGTHKRTVEKKLAQARQLLNLLPSAERAAYDRASRSGRSDLPDLTGVAAPSGRAAAAVAAARSALGKPYVWGATGPTGFDCSGLMQWSYAQAGISLPRTSQAQRYAGRQVPLSQVQPGDLVAYRSDASHVGMYMGNGQVIHAPYPGAPVRYDPVGMMPVSSVTRV, from the coding sequence GTGGGGTTCCATCGCCGCCTTGTACCGTCCGGGTTCGACCGGGGCGCCAGTGCCGCCCTGTGCGTCCTGTCCGCCGCAGCCGCCGCTCTCGGCGCCGTACCGGCGGTGGCCGCGCCGCACGACGACACCCGTGCTGAAGTGGACCGCCTCTACGAGGCGGCCGAGCAGGCCACCGAGGCCTACAACAAGGCCGACGAGCGCGCCGATTCACTGCGCGGGCAGGTGAGCGACGCGCAGGACCACATCGCCCGGCAGCAGGAACGCATCAACACCATGCGGGAGTCGCTCGGTTCGCTGGCCGGCGCGCAGTACCGCTCCGGCGGCCTCGACCCCTCGCTCGCGCTCCTGTTCTCCGACGACCCGGACGACTACCTCGACAAGGCCGCGGCGCTCGACCGGATCACCGCCCGCCAGGCCGGCGAGCTCGAAGAACTCCAGTCGGCGATGCGCGAACTCGCCCAGGAGCGGGCGGAGGCGGCCGGCAAGCTCGCCGAACTGGAGCGCAGCCGCAAGGCCGTCGGCACCCACAAGCGGACTGTGGAGAAGAAGCTCGCCCAGGCCCGGCAACTGCTCAACCTGCTGCCGTCGGCGGAACGCGCGGCCTACGACCGGGCCTCCCGTTCCGGGCGCTCCGACCTGCCCGACCTCACCGGCGTCGCCGCGCCCTCCGGCCGGGCGGCCGCCGCGGTCGCCGCCGCCCGCTCCGCGCTCGGCAAGCCGTACGTCTGGGGCGCGACCGGGCCCACCGGCTTCGACTGTTCGGGCCTGATGCAGTGGTCCTACGCGCAGGCCGGGATCTCCCTGCCGCGCACCTCGCAGGCCCAGCGGTACGCCGGCCGACAGGTCCCGCTCTCCCAGGTCCAGCCCGGCGACCTGGTCGCCTACCGGTCCGACGCCAGCCACGTGGGGATGTACATGGGCAACGGCCAGGTGATCCACGCGCCCTACCCCGGCGCGCCGGTGCGCTACGACCCGGTGGGCATGATGCCCGTCTCGTCGGTCACGAGGGTCTGA
- a CDS encoding glycosyltransferase 87 family protein, which translates to MKTTVGWRSLAWLLGTWGVTRLFLLLFVFGVYVFPGPDVTSDVSVIYQGWYDVLRTGTFPLDDVTWQYPPAAALAILSPGLLPFLDYTQAFFVLAFVADLAVLALLLYAGLRPGKTLRGVWVWVVGVPLLGPTVYARYDVMVTAVAVAALLAAGRHPRVAGALAGFGALLKVWPVLVLVAARRRGVRASAATTVVALAALFSIAMPGAFAFLTFQRDRGTEVESLGSLVFHVARQYGWDGQVLLNYGSVEFIGPYVDLVSTAALFLTGISFGWLLLWRMMATRFQPHTLADAAFVAVLMFTTTSRVISPQYLVWLIGLAAVCMCFRASRMGLPVCLVLAASLVTVLEFPIWFSHVVMSDPLGVTLLFVRDGLLVLATLAGARVLWRSTVPRPDPAPVPAQAARTSKTSLSP; encoded by the coding sequence GTGAAGACGACGGTCGGATGGCGGTCACTGGCGTGGCTGCTGGGGACCTGGGGCGTGACCAGGCTGTTCCTCCTGCTGTTCGTCTTCGGGGTGTACGTCTTCCCCGGCCCCGACGTCACCAGCGACGTCTCCGTCATCTACCAGGGCTGGTACGACGTGCTGCGCACCGGCACCTTCCCGCTGGACGACGTGACCTGGCAGTACCCGCCCGCCGCCGCGCTCGCGATCCTCTCCCCCGGGCTGCTGCCCTTCCTGGACTACACCCAGGCGTTCTTCGTCCTCGCCTTCGTCGCCGACCTCGCCGTCCTCGCCCTGCTGCTGTACGCGGGCCTGCGCCCCGGCAAGACGCTGCGCGGCGTGTGGGTGTGGGTGGTGGGCGTACCGCTGCTCGGGCCGACCGTCTACGCCCGCTACGACGTGATGGTCACCGCGGTCGCGGTCGCGGCGCTGCTCGCGGCCGGCCGGCATCCACGGGTGGCGGGCGCGCTGGCGGGCTTCGGGGCGCTGCTGAAGGTGTGGCCGGTGCTGGTGCTGGTCGCCGCGCGCAGGCGGGGAGTCCGGGCGTCGGCGGCGACCACCGTGGTTGCGTTGGCGGCCCTGTTCTCGATCGCCATGCCCGGCGCCTTCGCCTTCCTGACCTTCCAGCGCGACCGCGGCACCGAGGTCGAGTCGCTGGGTTCGCTGGTCTTCCACGTGGCCCGGCAGTACGGCTGGGACGGCCAGGTGCTGCTCAACTACGGCTCGGTCGAGTTCATCGGCCCATATGTCGACCTGGTGAGCACGGCCGCCCTGTTCCTCACCGGCATCTCCTTCGGCTGGCTGCTGCTGTGGCGGATGATGGCCACCCGCTTCCAGCCGCACACGCTCGCGGACGCGGCGTTCGTGGCGGTGCTGATGTTCACCACCACCAGCCGGGTGATCAGTCCGCAGTACCTGGTGTGGCTGATCGGTCTGGCCGCGGTCTGCATGTGCTTCCGGGCCAGCCGGATGGGCCTGCCGGTCTGCCTAGTCCTGGCGGCGAGCCTGGTGACGGTGCTGGAGTTCCCGATCTGGTTCTCGCACGTCGTGATGAGCGACCCCCTCGGTGTCACCCTCCTGTTCGTGCGCGACGGCCTGCTGGTGCTCGCCACCCTCGCCGGGGCCCGCGTGCTGTGGCGCTCGACGGTGCCCCGCCCCGATCCGGCCCCGGTGCCGGCTCAGGCCGCCCGCACCAGCAAGACCTCCCTCTCCCCCTGA
- a CDS encoding glycosyltransferase family 4 protein, translating into MHKTLVVTNDFPPRPGGIQAFLHNMALRVDPERLVVYASTWKRGREGVEATAAFDAEQPFTVVRDRTTMLLPTPDVTRRAVGLLREHGCTSVWFGAAAPLGLMAPALRRAGADRLVATTHGHEAGWAQLPAARQLLRRIGESTDTVTYLGEYTRSRIAAALTPRAAARMAHLPPGVDEKTFHPGSGGAEVRARLGLTDRPVVVCVSRLVPRKGQDTLILAMPRILAAEPEAVLLIVGGGPYEKELRALARSTGVAGSVRFTGAVPWAELPAHYGAGDVFAMPCRTRRGGLDVEGLGIVYLEASATGLPVVAGDSGGAPDAVLDGETGWVVRGGSPEETADRITVLLADPELRRRMGERGRAWIEEKWRWDLLADRLKTLL; encoded by the coding sequence ATGCACAAGACCCTCGTCGTCACGAACGACTTCCCGCCCCGGCCCGGCGGTATCCAGGCCTTCCTGCACAACATGGCGCTGCGGGTCGACCCCGAGCGGCTCGTCGTGTACGCCTCCACCTGGAAGCGCGGCCGGGAGGGCGTCGAGGCGACCGCCGCCTTCGACGCCGAGCAGCCCTTCACCGTCGTCCGCGACCGTACGACGATGCTGCTGCCGACGCCCGACGTGACCCGGCGGGCCGTCGGGCTGCTGCGCGAGCACGGCTGCACATCGGTCTGGTTCGGGGCGGCGGCCCCGCTCGGGCTGATGGCGCCGGCGCTGCGCAGGGCGGGCGCCGACCGGCTGGTGGCCACGACCCACGGCCACGAGGCCGGATGGGCCCAGCTGCCCGCGGCACGGCAGCTGCTGCGCCGGATCGGGGAGTCCACCGACACGGTCACCTACCTCGGGGAGTACACGCGCTCGCGGATCGCCGCCGCGCTGACCCCGCGGGCGGCCGCGCGGATGGCGCACCTGCCGCCCGGGGTCGACGAGAAGACCTTCCACCCGGGATCGGGCGGTGCCGAGGTCCGGGCCAGGCTCGGGCTGACCGACCGTCCCGTGGTCGTGTGCGTGTCCCGGCTGGTCCCGCGCAAGGGGCAGGACACGCTGATCCTGGCCATGCCCCGGATCCTGGCCGCCGAGCCGGAGGCCGTGCTGCTGATCGTCGGCGGCGGGCCGTACGAGAAGGAGCTGCGCGCACTGGCGCGGTCGACCGGGGTGGCCGGCTCGGTGCGCTTCACCGGGGCGGTGCCCTGGGCCGAGCTGCCCGCGCACTACGGCGCCGGCGACGTGTTCGCGATGCCGTGCAGGACCCGGCGGGGCGGGCTCGACGTGGAGGGCCTCGGAATCGTCTACCTGGAGGCCTCGGCGACCGGCCTGCCCGTCGTCGCCGGTGACTCCGGCGGCGCCCCCGACGCGGTCCTCGACGGCGAAACCGGCTGGGTGGTCCGCGGCGGCTCCCCCGAGGAGACGGCCGACCGCATCACCGTCCTCCTCGCGGACCCGGAACTCCGGCGGCGGATGGGCGAACGGGGACGAGCCTGGATCGAGGAGAAATGGCGCTGGGATCTCCTGGCGGATCGCCTGAAAACCCTGCTGTAG
- a CDS encoding GMC oxidoreductase produces the protein MVALQTAAAAGLTRISLQSASAAEPAVVDNAPAIVIGSGYGGAVAALRLGQAGIRTLVLEMGRLWNTPGSDGKVFCTTSAPDQRSMWFRTRTEAPLASFLWLDLVNRDISRYPGVLDRVHFADMSVYVGRGVGGGSLVNGGMAVTPLQSYFSEQFPTVDAAEMYGTYFPRARAMLGVNTVDPAWFESTEWYKFTRVSRKHAQNAGLKTTFVPNVYDFGYMQREAAGTATKSALGGEVIYGNNHGKRSLDQTYLAAALGTGNVTINTMERVRAIRRATDGTYVLTADRIDNTGAVVETKEYGCTYLFLGGGSLGTSELLVRARDTGALPALDASVGAGWGTNGNVMLGRANHLWDTVGANQSTMPVMGIDDWANTANPVFAEIAPLPMGLEHWVSLYLAITKNPQRASFTYDAASGGVRLGWTAAQSAVSVSMARKLFDRINAANSTIYRYDLFGSSNKVFADDFCYHPLGGCVLGKATDNYGRVKGYSKLYVTDGSLVPGSIGVNPFVTITALAERTMARVLAEDTAP, from the coding sequence ATGGTAGCCCTGCAGACCGCCGCCGCGGCCGGTCTCACCCGTATCAGCCTCCAGTCCGCCTCGGCGGCCGAACCCGCCGTCGTCGACAACGCCCCCGCGATCGTGATCGGTTCGGGCTACGGCGGGGCCGTCGCCGCCCTCCGCCTCGGCCAGGCCGGCATCCGCACCCTCGTCCTCGAGATGGGCCGGCTGTGGAACACACCCGGCTCCGACGGCAAGGTCTTCTGTACCACCAGCGCCCCGGACCAGCGGTCCATGTGGTTCCGCACCCGCACCGAGGCACCGCTTGCCTCGTTCCTGTGGCTGGACCTCGTCAACCGGGACATCAGCAGATATCCGGGCGTCCTGGACCGGGTGCACTTCGCCGACATGTCCGTGTACGTGGGCCGCGGCGTCGGCGGCGGCTCGCTGGTCAACGGCGGAATGGCGGTGACCCCGCTCCAGTCGTACTTCAGCGAGCAGTTCCCGACCGTCGACGCCGCCGAGATGTACGGCACGTACTTCCCGCGGGCCCGCGCCATGCTCGGCGTCAACACCGTCGACCCCGCCTGGTTCGAGTCGACGGAGTGGTACAAGTTCACGCGGGTCTCCCGCAAGCACGCCCAGAACGCCGGCCTGAAGACCACCTTCGTGCCGAACGTCTACGACTTCGGGTACATGCAGCGCGAGGCGGCCGGCACCGCCACCAAGTCCGCACTCGGCGGCGAGGTCATCTACGGCAACAACCACGGCAAGCGCAGCCTCGACCAGACCTACCTGGCCGCCGCGCTCGGCACCGGGAACGTCACCATCAACACCATGGAACGGGTCAGGGCGATCCGCCGGGCCACCGACGGGACGTACGTCCTGACCGCCGACCGCATCGACAACACGGGTGCCGTCGTCGAGACGAAGGAGTACGGCTGCACGTACCTCTTCCTCGGCGGCGGCAGTCTCGGCACCAGCGAACTCCTCGTCCGCGCCCGGGACACGGGCGCGCTGCCCGCTCTCGACGCGAGCGTCGGCGCCGGCTGGGGAACCAACGGCAACGTGATGCTGGGCCGCGCCAACCACCTGTGGGACACCGTCGGCGCCAACCAGTCGACCATGCCGGTCATGGGCATCGACGACTGGGCGAACACCGCCAACCCGGTGTTCGCCGAGATCGCCCCGCTGCCGATGGGTCTGGAGCACTGGGTCAGCCTCTATCTGGCGATCACCAAGAACCCGCAGCGGGCGTCGTTCACGTACGACGCGGCGAGCGGCGGGGTCAGGCTGGGCTGGACCGCCGCGCAGAGCGCCGTCTCCGTGAGCATGGCCAGGAAACTGTTCGACCGGATCAACGCGGCGAACTCGACGATCTACCGGTACGACCTGTTCGGTTCGTCCAACAAGGTCTTCGCGGACGACTTCTGCTACCACCCACTGGGCGGCTGCGTGCTGGGGAAGGCGACCGACAACTACGGCCGGGTGAAGGGGTATTCGAAGCTGTACGTCACCGACGGCTCGCTCGTGCCGGGGTCCATCGGGGTGAACCCGTTCGTCACCATCACCGCGCTCGCGGAACGCACGATGGCGCGGGTCCTCGCCGAGGACACCGCGCCATGA
- a CDS encoding long-chain fatty acid--CoA ligase, producing the protein MREFSLPALYEVPSDGNLTDIVRRNAAQHPDVAVIARKVGGVWQDVTATAFLAEVHAAAKGLIASGVQPGDRVALMSRTRYEWTLLDFAIWCAGAITVPVYETSSPEQVQWILSDSGATACVVELDGHAAAVESVRDRLPALKQVWQIEAGAVEELGRAGQDISDAVVEERSSVAKADDPATIVYTSGTTGRPKGCVLTHRSFFAECGNIVERLRPLFRTGECSVLLFLPLAHVFGRLVQIAPMMAPIKLGNVPDIKNLTDELAAYRPTLILGVPRVFEKVYNSARAKAQADGKGKIFDKAADTAIAYSKALDTPAGPSLGLKIKHRTFDKLVYSKLRAVLGGKGEYAISGGAPLGERLGHFFRGIGFTVLEGYGLTESCAATAFNPWDRQKIGTVGQPLPGSVVRIADDGEVLLHGEHLFQGYWNNEAATAEALADGWFHTGDIGTLDEDGYLRITGRKKEIIVTAGGKNVAPAVIEDRIRAHALVAECMVVGDGRPFVGALVTIDDEFLGRWAAEHGKPAGSTAASLHADADLLAAIQSAVDDGNAAVSKAESVRKFRILSSQFTEESGHLTPSLKLKRNVVAKDYSDEIEAIYQK; encoded by the coding sequence TTGCGCGAGTTCAGCCTTCCGGCTTTGTACGAGGTCCCTTCGGACGGCAATCTCACCGACATCGTCCGCAGAAACGCCGCGCAGCATCCCGATGTCGCCGTCATCGCCCGCAAGGTCGGCGGCGTCTGGCAGGACGTGACGGCGACGGCGTTCCTCGCGGAGGTGCACGCCGCAGCCAAGGGACTCATCGCCTCCGGCGTCCAGCCGGGCGACCGGGTCGCTCTGATGTCCCGTACCCGCTACGAGTGGACGCTGCTCGACTTCGCGATCTGGTGCGCGGGCGCGATCACCGTGCCGGTGTACGAGACCAGCTCCCCGGAGCAGGTCCAGTGGATCCTCTCCGACTCGGGCGCCACCGCCTGCGTCGTCGAGTTGGACGGGCACGCGGCCGCCGTCGAGTCGGTGCGCGACCGGCTGCCCGCCCTCAAGCAGGTCTGGCAGATCGAGGCCGGTGCCGTCGAGGAACTGGGCCGCGCCGGCCAGGACATCAGCGACGCCGTGGTCGAGGAGCGCAGCTCCGTCGCCAAGGCCGACGACCCGGCGACCATCGTCTACACCTCCGGCACCACCGGGCGGCCCAAGGGCTGTGTGCTCACCCACCGCAGCTTCTTCGCCGAGTGCGGAAACATCGTGGAACGCCTGCGGCCGCTGTTCCGCACCGGCGAGTGTTCGGTCCTGCTCTTCCTGCCGCTCGCGCACGTCTTCGGCCGGCTGGTGCAGATCGCGCCCATGATGGCGCCGATCAAACTGGGCAACGTTCCGGACATCAAGAACCTCACCGACGAACTGGCCGCCTACCGGCCGACGCTGATCCTGGGTGTGCCTCGCGTCTTCGAGAAGGTCTACAACTCGGCGCGCGCCAAGGCGCAGGCCGACGGCAAGGGCAAGATCTTCGACAAGGCCGCCGACACGGCGATCGCCTACAGCAAGGCCCTGGACACCCCGGCGGGCCCCTCGCTCGGTCTGAAGATCAAGCACCGGACGTTCGACAAGCTCGTCTACAGCAAGCTGCGCGCGGTGCTCGGCGGCAAGGGCGAGTACGCCATCTCCGGCGGCGCACCGCTGGGCGAGCGCCTGGGTCACTTCTTCCGCGGCATCGGCTTCACGGTCCTGGAGGGCTACGGCCTGACCGAGTCCTGTGCCGCCACCGCGTTCAACCCCTGGGACCGCCAGAAGATCGGCACGGTCGGCCAGCCGCTGCCCGGCTCGGTGGTGCGGATCGCGGACGACGGCGAGGTGCTGCTGCACGGCGAGCACCTGTTCCAGGGCTACTGGAACAACGAGGCGGCCACCGCGGAGGCGCTGGCCGACGGCTGGTTCCACACCGGTGACATCGGCACCCTCGACGAGGACGGCTACCTCAGGATTACCGGCCGCAAGAAGGAGATCATCGTCACCGCGGGCGGCAAGAACGTCGCCCCGGCCGTGATCGAGGACCGTATCCGGGCGCACGCGCTGGTCGCGGAGTGCATGGTGGTCGGCGACGGGCGGCCGTTCGTGGGCGCGCTGGTCACCATCGACGACGAGTTCCTGGGCCGCTGGGCCGCCGAGCACGGCAAGCCCGCGGGCTCCACCGCGGCGTCGCTGCACGCCGACGCGGACCTGCTGGCCGCGATCCAGTCGGCGGTCGACGACGGCAACGCCGCGGTGTCGAAGGCGGAATCGGTGCGGAAGTTCCGCATTCTGTCCTCCCAGTTCACGGAGGAGTCGGGCCACCTGACGCCGTCCCTGAAGCTCAAGCGCAACGTGGTGGCCAAGGACTACTCGGACGAGATCGAGGCCATCTACCAGAAGTAG
- a CDS encoding metallophosphoesterase: MASTPPGNRGTRVHVVSDVHGNARDLARAGDGADALICLGDLVLFLDYADHSRGIFPDLFGAENADRLVELRTARRFEEARELGARLWAGIDTDRATAIERAVRRQYAELFAAFPTPTYATYGNVDMPPLWREYARPGVTVLDGQRAEIGGRVFGFVGGGLRTPMRTPYEISDEEYAAKIEAVGEVDVLCTHIPPEVPELVYDTVARRFERGSRALLAAIHRTRPRYALFGHVHQPLVRRMRIGATECVNVGHFAGSGKPWALEW; this comes from the coding sequence ATGGCATCCACACCACCGGGCAACCGCGGGACACGCGTCCACGTGGTCAGCGACGTCCACGGCAACGCCCGTGACCTGGCCAGAGCCGGCGACGGCGCCGACGCGCTGATCTGTCTGGGTGATCTCGTCCTCTTCCTGGACTACGCCGACCACTCGCGCGGCATCTTCCCCGACCTGTTCGGCGCCGAGAACGCCGACCGCCTCGTCGAGCTGCGTACCGCCCGCCGCTTCGAGGAGGCGCGGGAGCTCGGGGCCCGGCTGTGGGCGGGCATCGACACCGACCGGGCCACGGCGATCGAGCGGGCGGTCCGCCGGCAGTACGCCGAGCTGTTCGCCGCCTTCCCGACACCGACGTACGCCACCTACGGCAATGTCGACATGCCGCCCCTGTGGCGCGAGTACGCCCGACCCGGCGTCACGGTGCTGGACGGGCAACGGGCGGAGATCGGGGGCCGGGTCTTCGGCTTCGTCGGCGGAGGCCTGCGCACCCCCATGCGCACGCCGTACGAGATCAGCGACGAGGAGTACGCGGCGAAGATCGAGGCGGTGGGCGAGGTCGACGTGCTGTGCACCCACATTCCGCCGGAGGTGCCCGAACTGGTCTACGACACCGTCGCGCGCCGCTTCGAACGGGGCAGCCGGGCCCTGCTGGCCGCGATCCACCGCACCAGGCCGCGGTACGCGCTGTTCGGCCACGTCCACCAGCCACTGGTCCGGCGGATGCGGATCGGGGCGACCGAGTGCGTCAACGTCGGTCACTTCGCGGGATCCGGGAAGCCGTGGGCGCTGGAATGGTGA
- a CDS encoding SRPBCC family protein produces the protein MAEHTSSSITIEAAPADVMAVIADFARYPDWTGEVKEAEVLKTDEQGRAEQVRLVMDAGAIKDDQTLGYTWTGENEVSWTLVKSQMLRSLDGSYILKPAGAGATEVTYLLTVDVKIPMLGMIKRKAEKVIIDRALAGLKKRVESGEK, from the coding sequence ATGGCGGAACACACCAGCTCGAGCATCACGATCGAGGCGGCACCGGCCGACGTCATGGCGGTCATCGCCGACTTCGCCCGCTATCCGGACTGGACCGGCGAGGTGAAGGAGGCCGAGGTCCTCAAGACCGACGAGCAGGGCCGCGCCGAGCAGGTCCGCCTCGTCATGGACGCCGGAGCCATCAAGGACGACCAGACCCTGGGCTACACCTGGACCGGCGAGAACGAGGTCTCCTGGACCCTGGTCAAGTCCCAGATGCTCCGCTCCCTGGACGGCTCCTACATCCTCAAGCCCGCGGGCGCGGGGGCCACCGAGGTGACGTACCTGCTCACCGTGGACGTCAAGATCCCCATGCTCGGCATGATCAAGCGCAAGGCCGAGAAGGTCATCATCGACCGGGCGCTGGCGGGACTGAAGAAGCGGGTGGAGTCGGGCGAGAAGTAG